In one Phycisphaeraceae bacterium genomic region, the following are encoded:
- a CDS encoding glutamate synthase subunit beta, which translates to MGKPTGFMEHSRQAPVRRPATERVRDWAELYTPRPEKNLKQEGSRCMDCGVPFCHTGLDTDGKTTGCPLHNLIPEWNDLVYRGRWREALERLHKTNNFPEWTGRICPAPCESACVLGITDPPVAIKGIENAIVDRGFAEGWIVPRPPAHRTGKRVAVIGSGPAGLAAAAQLNYAGHHVTVFERDDRLGGLLMYGVPNMKLDKKNVQRRVDLLAAEGVEFRTNAHVGVNVDAAQLRREYDAILVAVGALKGQDLRIPGRQLSGIHLAMEFLHKNTKSLLDSDLRNGQYISAKGKHVIVIGAGDTGTDCIGTALRHGCKSLVNFARKPQPPKTREPHNPWPQEAEVLLVDYGHEESAALFGNDPRKYNLVTKEFVDDGTGHVKAVRTVRVEWERMSNGDYANPREVEGSQYDWPADLVLLAIGFTGPEPTVVEKLGLATDNKSNIRAEFGKFATNVDGIFVAGDARRGASLIVWAIAEGRQAAREIDRYLMGVSSLP; encoded by the coding sequence ATGGGCAAGCCGACCGGATTCATGGAACACTCGCGGCAAGCACCCGTACGCCGACCGGCGACGGAGCGCGTGCGTGATTGGGCTGAACTCTATACGCCGCGACCTGAAAAAAACCTCAAGCAGGAGGGTTCTCGCTGCATGGATTGCGGCGTGCCCTTCTGTCACACCGGCCTGGATACCGACGGCAAGACCACAGGTTGTCCGCTGCACAATCTCATACCAGAGTGGAATGACCTGGTTTATCGCGGTCGATGGCGTGAAGCACTGGAGCGACTTCACAAGACCAATAATTTTCCCGAATGGACCGGCCGCATCTGCCCCGCACCTTGTGAATCAGCCTGCGTACTGGGAATCACCGACCCGCCGGTTGCCATCAAGGGTATCGAAAACGCCATCGTGGATCGTGGCTTTGCCGAAGGCTGGATCGTCCCTCGTCCTCCCGCGCATCGCACGGGTAAGCGCGTGGCTGTGATTGGCAGCGGTCCCGCAGGTCTCGCAGCCGCGGCACAGCTCAATTATGCCGGACATCACGTGACGGTTTTCGAACGCGATGATCGTCTCGGCGGCTTGCTCATGTACGGCGTGCCGAACATGAAACTCGATAAGAAAAACGTCCAGCGCCGTGTGGACCTGCTCGCGGCAGAGGGGGTCGAATTTCGCACCAATGCACATGTGGGAGTTAATGTCGATGCGGCGCAACTTCGCCGTGAGTATGACGCGATCCTCGTTGCTGTCGGTGCGCTGAAAGGGCAGGACCTGCGAATACCAGGCCGACAGCTTTCAGGAATCCATCTGGCAATGGAGTTCCTTCACAAAAACACCAAGAGTCTGCTCGACAGCGATCTGCGCAACGGGCAATACATCAGCGCAAAAGGAAAACATGTCATCGTCATCGGTGCGGGCGATACGGGTACGGACTGTATCGGCACTGCATTACGACACGGATGCAAGAGCCTGGTCAATTTCGCGCGCAAGCCGCAGCCTCCCAAAACGCGTGAGCCGCATAACCCCTGGCCTCAGGAGGCAGAGGTGCTGCTGGTGGACTATGGTCACGAAGAAAGTGCGGCGCTTTTTGGTAACGACCCACGCAAATACAACCTTGTCACCAAAGAGTTTGTCGATGATGGAACTGGACACGTCAAAGCGGTCCGCACGGTCAGGGTCGAGTGGGAACGTATGAGTAATGGCGATTACGCCAACCCTCGCGAGGTGGAGGGAAGCCAGTACGATTGGCCTGCCGACCTGGTGCTGCTGGCAATCGGATTCACAGGCCCTGAGCCGACAGTGGTGGAAAAGCTTGGTCTGGCGACAGACAACAAAAGCAACATTCGCGCTGAGTTCGGTAAGTTTGCGACGAATGTTGACGGTATTTTTGTCGCTGGTGATGCCCGTCGCGGCGCCAGCTTGATCGTCTGGGCGATTGCCGAAGGACGGCAGGCGGCTCGTGAAATTGATCGCTACCTCATGGGGGTATCGAGTTTGCCGTAA
- the gltB gene encoding glutamate synthase large subunit, which produces MAAPAQFKHGRPVKQGLYDPVNEKDSCGVGFIAHIKGKKSHGIVSDALKMLENMDHRGACGCETNTGDGAGILTALPHAFLTRVAMRDAKISLPTPGTFGAGIVFLPQDPRQRDYCKVTIAKIVADQGQKLLGWRKVPQATDAADVGLSARATEPVMEMLFIGAGETNSISPKTNTPPASVGSTSADALERQLYIIRKRATFELRNSALEQADLFYIVSLSTKVIIYKGQLTSLQLRPYFPDLAEEDFVSHLALIHSRFSTNTFPSWDRAQPMRFMAHNGEINTLRGNINWMHARESLLESPLFGQDITKCYPICEPDTSDSGTFDNTLEMLLHAGRALPHVVNMMVPEAWQKDHLIDPKHRAFFEYHSCLMEPWDGPASIAFTDGRYIGAVLDRNGLRPSRYYVTRDDYVIMASEVGVLSIDPRNVLIKGKLRPGRMFLVDFEQGRIIDNRELKDHLAAEHPYQSWLDEQRVRLDDLPRGRRVAGLDRETLMTRMQCHGFTHEDIHKLLVPIATDGQEAVGSMGNDAALAVLSDQPRMLFDYFKQMFAQVTNPPIDSTREELVMSLEAYIGPELNLLNTTPRHAARLYLPQPILTNSQLAQIRDIASLEWRTKTIDITFDRHADGSPADAMVNALERISREATQAIDDGYKLVLLTDRAMGRNRVAIPVLLATGAVHHHLVSEGTRTRIGIVVETGEAREAHHHCLLVGYGADAINPYLAFEAAWNLTREGIISQKKFTDEKITANYIKAMNKAMLKIMSKMGISTIQSYKGAQIFEAVGLNVEVIDRCFNATASRVEGIGFEAIAREAVRRHEIGYPHRREMHAESVLPSGGQYQWRSDGESHMLDPQTIAYLQAAVKSNTREGFATYSKVVDEKATRACTLRGLFAFNHTLPSVPIEEVEPAREIVKRFCTGAMSLGSISPETHETLAIAMNRIGGKSNTGEGGEDSRRYVPDVNGDSRRSAIKQVASARFGVTINYLTQADELQIKIAQGAKPGEGGQLPGHKVDRYIAGLRHSTPGVTLISPPPHHDIYSIEDLAQLIYDLKNANPSARISVKLVAETGVGTVAAGVAKAHSDLILISGHDGGTGASPLTSLKHAGGPWEIGLAEAHQTLVLNNLRSRVVLQVDGQLKTGRDVVIGALLGAEEFGFSTAPLITLGCIMMRVCHLNTCPVGIATQDPQLRAKFAGKPEHVINFFFLLAEEVRTHMAALGFRKFEDMVGRSDLLEVDHAIRHWKTQGLDLTSILTPARRPHQEVKVTRSIAQDHGLQHALDNQLIVRATPALERQQKVRIDLPISNTNRTVGTMLSHEIAKRYADEGLPEDTIRIKFTGSAGQSFGAWLASGVTLELEGDANDYVGKGLSGGHIIVYPHKAALDAGFVAQANIVAGNVVLYGATGGRAFIRGIVGERFCVRNSGATAVVEGCGDHGCEYMTNGRAVVLGSTGRNFAAGMSGGIAYVYDPEGLFPARCNPEMVELEKLDDALDIAELKQIIELHEQATGSTIARELLNSWETAIKQFHKVMPSEYKRALAEIEEESLYSASAGGGEATDLPGGIKLPVITEEPAGEKN; this is translated from the coding sequence ATGGCTGCGCCGGCTCAATTCAAGCATGGCAGGCCGGTCAAGCAAGGGCTGTACGATCCCGTGAATGAGAAGGACTCCTGCGGCGTTGGCTTTATCGCGCACATCAAAGGCAAGAAAAGTCACGGCATCGTCAGTGATGCTCTGAAGATGCTCGAAAACATGGACCATCGCGGCGCGTGTGGCTGCGAAACCAACACAGGCGATGGCGCGGGTATTCTGACCGCCCTGCCTCATGCGTTTCTCACCCGAGTGGCTATGCGCGATGCGAAGATCTCGCTGCCGACGCCGGGGACATTCGGTGCTGGCATTGTGTTTCTGCCGCAGGATCCGCGACAGCGAGACTATTGCAAAGTGACGATTGCAAAAATCGTTGCCGATCAAGGCCAGAAATTACTTGGATGGCGAAAAGTGCCGCAGGCGACTGATGCGGCAGACGTCGGTCTAAGTGCCCGTGCAACCGAGCCGGTGATGGAGATGCTCTTTATCGGTGCCGGCGAAACGAATTCCATTTCACCCAAAACAAACACTCCGCCGGCAAGCGTCGGTTCCACGTCCGCCGACGCGCTCGAACGGCAACTCTACATCATTCGCAAGCGTGCAACTTTTGAGTTGCGAAACAGCGCGCTGGAGCAGGCCGACCTTTTTTACATCGTCAGCCTTTCGACGAAGGTGATCATCTACAAAGGACAACTCACCTCGCTACAACTCCGCCCCTATTTCCCTGACCTGGCGGAAGAAGATTTCGTCAGCCACCTCGCGCTGATTCATTCTCGCTTCAGTACGAATACGTTTCCTTCGTGGGATCGTGCCCAACCGATGCGGTTCATGGCCCATAACGGTGAAATCAATACGCTGCGCGGCAACATCAACTGGATGCACGCGCGCGAATCCCTCCTGGAAAGCCCGCTGTTTGGTCAGGACATTACGAAGTGTTATCCGATTTGCGAGCCAGATACGTCGGACTCCGGCACGTTTGATAACACGCTGGAGATGTTGCTCCATGCCGGCCGAGCACTGCCTCACGTTGTCAACATGATGGTTCCAGAGGCATGGCAAAAGGATCACCTTATTGATCCGAAGCATCGCGCCTTTTTTGAATATCACTCCTGTCTGATGGAGCCGTGGGACGGCCCGGCGTCCATCGCGTTTACCGATGGTCGCTACATCGGCGCCGTGCTCGACCGCAACGGTTTGCGCCCTAGCCGGTACTACGTCACTCGCGATGATTATGTAATCATGGCCAGTGAGGTCGGCGTCCTTTCCATTGATCCTCGAAATGTGCTGATAAAGGGCAAGCTCCGACCGGGTCGGATGTTTCTCGTTGATTTCGAGCAGGGACGGATCATTGACAATCGTGAACTGAAGGACCATCTCGCCGCGGAGCATCCATATCAGTCGTGGCTCGATGAACAGCGTGTACGGCTTGATGATCTGCCCAGGGGCCGCCGAGTAGCCGGACTTGATCGTGAAACTTTGATGACACGAATGCAATGTCACGGTTTCACTCACGAAGACATTCACAAGCTGCTCGTACCCATTGCGACCGATGGTCAGGAAGCTGTAGGGTCAATGGGTAACGATGCTGCTCTTGCGGTACTGAGTGATCAGCCGCGCATGCTCTTTGACTATTTCAAGCAGATGTTCGCTCAGGTGACCAACCCGCCGATTGATTCGACGCGGGAAGAATTGGTGATGAGCCTTGAAGCGTATATTGGGCCGGAGCTCAATCTGCTGAACACGACACCTCGGCACGCGGCTCGTTTGTACCTCCCGCAGCCGATTCTGACTAATTCGCAGCTTGCGCAAATCCGTGATATTGCCTCACTGGAATGGCGGACCAAGACGATTGACATCACCTTTGACCGACATGCTGACGGTTCTCCTGCCGACGCCATGGTCAATGCTCTGGAGCGCATTTCTCGTGAGGCCACGCAGGCGATCGACGACGGCTACAAGCTCGTATTGCTGACAGATCGCGCGATGGGTCGGAACCGAGTTGCCATCCCCGTCCTGTTAGCGACCGGCGCGGTGCATCACCACCTTGTAAGTGAAGGCACCCGTACCCGTATCGGTATCGTTGTCGAGACCGGCGAGGCACGCGAGGCCCATCATCACTGTCTGCTCGTGGGTTATGGTGCGGACGCGATCAACCCCTATCTGGCTTTTGAGGCAGCGTGGAATCTCACGCGCGAAGGCATCATTAGCCAGAAGAAGTTCACCGACGAAAAGATCACCGCCAACTACATCAAGGCCATGAACAAGGCCATGCTCAAAATCATGAGCAAGATGGGTATTTCAACGATCCAGAGCTACAAGGGAGCACAGATATTTGAAGCGGTGGGGTTGAATGTTGAAGTCATTGACCGCTGTTTTAACGCTACCGCTTCGCGAGTCGAGGGAATCGGCTTTGAGGCAATTGCCCGCGAAGCCGTACGTCGTCACGAAATCGGCTACCCCCATCGCCGCGAAATGCACGCGGAATCCGTGCTCCCCAGTGGCGGGCAGTACCAATGGCGCAGTGACGGCGAGAGCCACATGCTCGACCCACAGACCATTGCGTATCTTCAAGCCGCGGTGAAGTCGAACACGCGCGAAGGCTTCGCGACGTATTCCAAGGTGGTTGATGAAAAAGCAACCCGTGCCTGCACGCTGCGCGGGCTTTTTGCCTTTAATCACACTCTGCCCTCGGTTCCGATCGAAGAAGTCGAACCGGCACGGGAAATCGTCAAACGGTTTTGCACCGGCGCAATGAGTCTGGGGTCCATTTCACCCGAAACCCACGAGACACTTGCGATCGCGATGAATCGTATCGGCGGTAAAAGCAACACCGGAGAAGGTGGCGAAGATTCGCGCCGTTATGTACCCGACGTTAATGGTGATTCTCGCCGCAGTGCGATCAAGCAGGTCGCCTCCGCTCGATTCGGCGTGACTATCAACTACCTCACGCAGGCTGACGAACTCCAGATCAAAATTGCTCAAGGAGCCAAGCCGGGCGAGGGCGGCCAGTTACCCGGCCACAAGGTGGACCGCTACATCGCGGGGTTGCGCCATTCGACACCCGGAGTGACGCTCATCAGTCCTCCACCGCATCACGATATTTATTCCATCGAAGATTTGGCGCAACTCATTTATGACCTGAAGAACGCCAATCCATCCGCGCGGATCAGCGTGAAGCTTGTTGCGGAAACCGGTGTTGGAACCGTTGCGGCAGGCGTCGCCAAAGCACATAGCGATCTCATCCTGATTTCCGGCCACGACGGCGGAACGGGGGCTTCACCGCTGACGAGCCTGAAGCACGCAGGCGGGCCGTGGGAAATCGGTCTGGCTGAAGCACACCAGACCCTCGTGCTCAATAACCTGCGCTCGCGAGTGGTTCTTCAGGTGGACGGTCAACTCAAGACAGGACGCGATGTTGTCATCGGCGCGTTGCTGGGGGCGGAAGAGTTTGGCTTTTCCACCGCGCCGCTGATTACGCTCGGCTGCATCATGATGCGGGTCTGTCATCTCAATACCTGCCCGGTTGGGATTGCGACCCAGGATCCGCAACTACGAGCCAAGTTTGCCGGAAAACCTGAACACGTGATCAACTTCTTCTTCCTGCTCGCCGAAGAGGTTCGCACTCACATGGCAGCGCTGGGCTTCCGAAAGTTTGAGGACATGGTTGGCAGAAGCGACCTGCTCGAAGTGGACCATGCGATCCGGCATTGGAAGACGCAAGGACTGGATCTCACATCTATTCTCACTCCCGCACGACGACCGCATCAGGAGGTCAAAGTTACTCGCAGCATTGCGCAGGATCACGGCCTCCAGCATGCACTGGACAATCAGCTCATCGTCCGTGCCACCCCCGCACTGGAACGTCAGCAGAAGGTCAGAATTGATCTGCCCATCAGCAATACGAACCGAACCGTGGGCACGATGCTCAGTCACGAAATTGCCAAGCGCTATGCTGACGAAGGTCTTCCAGAGGACACCATTCGTATCAAGTTCACAGGCAGTGCGGGGCAGAGCTTCGGAGCGTGGCTCGCGAGTGGTGTTACATTGGAACTCGAAGGCGATGCGAACGATTACGTCGGCAAAGGACTCAGCGGCGGTCACATCATCGTCTATCCACACAAAGCAGCCTTGGACGCGGGCTTTGTCGCCCAGGCCAACATCGTCGCGGGCAATGTTGTGCTCTATGGCGCAACAGGCGGCCGAGCGTTTATCCGTGGTATCGTCGGCGAGCGTTTCTGTGTGCGCAACAGCGGCGCTACAGCGGTCGTCGAGGGCTGCGGTGATCACGGCTGCGAATACATGACCAATGGACGAGCTGTCGTGCTCGGTTCTACGGGTCGCAATTTCGCTGCGGGTATGTCCGGTGGAATTGCTTATGTGTATGACCCGGAGGGCCTATTCCCCGCACGGTGTAATCCCGAAATGGTCGAACTCGAAAAGCTTGACGATGCTCTCGATATCGCAGAACTCAAACAAATCATTGAGCTTCACGAACAGGCGACCGGATCCACGATAGCCCGTGAACTGCTCAACTCGTGGGAAACAGCGATCAAACAATTTCACAAGGTCATGCCCAGCGAATACAAGCGGGCACTGGCGGAAATTGAGGAAGAATCGCTCTACTCCGCCAGTGCTGGCGGCGGGGAGGCAACCGATCTGCCGGGAGGAATCAAGTTGCCGGTTATCACGGAAGAACCGGCTGGAGAGAAGAATTAA
- a CDS encoding LysR family transcriptional regulator: MQTLRLFCDIARHQSFSRAAAENGITQSAASQRIGQLERKLRVTLIDRSIRPLALTPAGEIFLHEVREIVDRYDQLERRLSQIRPHLEGSVHVDAIYSAGIDLLNTLQESFETLYPDVSITVHYKQPEEVYQGVRQELCDFGIVSFPRTWRDVSVIPLRDEPMVVVCAPGHPLAGRRKVKAGDLDGLEMAAFESGLPVGRRIRKYLRDHEATPEITSEFDNIDTIKAAVAVTNQFAILPRRTVSREVQAGTLSVVDLEPALARPIGIIHRRRKSVTGGARPASGFAPAVQAFIDYLLEHAGPSVDLLAGIERTTSRNTAMAGARS, from the coding sequence ATGCAGACACTACGGCTTTTTTGTGATATTGCCCGACACCAGTCGTTCAGCCGCGCCGCGGCTGAAAACGGGATTACTCAATCCGCCGCCAGTCAGCGGATCGGGCAGTTGGAGCGCAAGCTGCGCGTGACCCTCATAGACCGATCGATTCGACCGCTTGCTCTCACGCCTGCGGGTGAGATTTTTTTGCACGAAGTTCGGGAAATTGTAGATCGGTATGACCAGCTCGAACGCCGTCTCTCGCAGATTCGACCCCACTTGGAAGGGTCGGTACATGTGGATGCCATCTATTCCGCGGGGATCGACCTGCTCAACACGCTCCAGGAATCTTTTGAAACGCTCTATCCCGACGTCAGCATTACGGTCCATTACAAACAGCCGGAAGAGGTTTACCAGGGAGTTCGACAGGAACTGTGCGACTTCGGAATCGTGTCGTTCCCACGGACGTGGCGGGACGTCAGCGTGATCCCGCTTCGTGATGAACCGATGGTGGTCGTTTGCGCACCCGGTCATCCGCTGGCAGGCCGACGAAAAGTGAAAGCGGGCGATCTTGATGGATTGGAAATGGCGGCCTTTGAGTCGGGGCTGCCGGTTGGCAGGCGGATCCGCAAGTATTTGCGCGATCACGAAGCAACCCCGGAAATCACCAGTGAATTCGACAACATCGACACGATCAAAGCAGCCGTTGCCGTTACCAATCAGTTTGCCATTCTGCCGCGAAGAACTGTTTCACGAGAAGTGCAGGCTGGAACGCTGTCGGTAGTCGATCTCGAACCCGCACTGGCGCGGCCGATCGGGATTATTCACCGCAGGAGAAAGAGCGTAACCGGCGGAGCTCGACCCGCCAGCGGTTTCGCCCCCGCGGTACAGGCGTTCATTGATTATCTGCTCGAACACGCCGGCCCCAGTGTAGATCTGCTCGCGGGCATCGAGCGGACGACGTCGCGCAACACAGCGATGGCTGGTGCGCGGTCATGA
- a CDS encoding DUF501 domain-containing protein, translating to MAEAQEIRRLVSRKGRPLRGVLEIAARCPAGHAAVITCSPLQRQRGRFVPFPTLYWLVCPQLCRTLANLERGGVIKQLEAEIAGNATFLAAISNDHNDYIARRWAALSPEERNYVERESLAEKMRSRGIGGIMNHATVKCLHTHFAHHLACGSTIGRWIATKYPVTPCPAAANAHTDPEPHFQREP from the coding sequence ATGGCAGAGGCACAAGAAATTCGCCGCCTTGTTTCTCGAAAAGGTCGCCCGTTACGCGGTGTGCTTGAAATTGCTGCACGTTGTCCAGCTGGTCATGCAGCGGTGATTACCTGCTCACCCTTACAACGCCAGCGTGGTCGATTCGTACCCTTTCCTACGCTTTACTGGCTTGTCTGCCCACAGCTCTGCCGAACACTCGCCAATCTTGAGCGTGGAGGCGTTATCAAACAACTCGAAGCCGAAATAGCGGGCAACGCAACCTTCCTCGCAGCCATTTCAAACGACCACAACGATTACATTGCGCGACGCTGGGCAGCTCTTTCACCCGAAGAGCGCAACTATGTTGAGAGAGAGTCGCTGGCGGAAAAAATGCGCAGCCGCGGTATCGGGGGCATCATGAATCACGCAACAGTCAAATGTCTGCATACGCATTTCGCCCACCATCTGGCATGCGGCAGCACAATCGGCCGCTGGATCGCGACAAAATACCCTGTCACACCCTGCCCAGCCGCAGCCAACGCTCATACAGACCCCGAACCACACTTTCAACGCGAACCCTGA
- a CDS encoding lactonase family protein: MSLILFIAAAVGLLVLLAVSGSDWHQKVGGQVIYVSLGDENHLVVFDFNDRTGEIALRSRVELDGAPGPMAADLRKKVLYVGLREKRGVQALHLNREGSTTLLATTPMGVNPVYLKLDSAGRFLIAADYGSGEVVSFPILESGVVSESETQRFVAGKNPHSFYFDPAGRYAFVPVLGDDAIMQYHYNANTGTLSPNEPVKVTANKGDGPRHLAWHPNGSVVLCADEVSCTLTSYRFDSSRGTLTRLDRVSSLPAGYSGRNLSTADVHITRDGRFAYISNRGHDSLAGFAINESTGRLLPIGHTATEATPRAFSFDATGEFVISAGQSSGKLAVYRLNTSDGTLQRVQTVEAGKGPVWVEAVPRLS, from the coding sequence ATGAGCCTAATCCTTTTCATCGCGGCCGCAGTTGGCCTTCTGGTATTGCTTGCCGTTTCGGGCAGTGATTGGCACCAAAAGGTTGGCGGTCAAGTCATCTACGTGTCGCTTGGCGATGAGAATCACCTGGTGGTCTTTGATTTCAATGACAGAACTGGCGAAATAGCGCTGCGATCTCGCGTGGAGTTGGATGGTGCCCCTGGACCCATGGCCGCCGATTTACGAAAAAAAGTCCTATATGTCGGCCTGCGTGAAAAGCGAGGTGTCCAAGCGTTGCACCTTAACCGCGAGGGTTCCACTACGTTGTTGGCTACTACGCCGATGGGCGTCAATCCGGTTTATTTGAAGCTCGACTCTGCCGGCAGATTTCTGATCGCGGCTGATTATGGCAGTGGTGAAGTTGTCTCGTTCCCCATTCTGGAGAGCGGGGTCGTTTCCGAATCCGAAACACAACGTTTTGTCGCAGGGAAGAATCCTCATTCGTTCTATTTCGACCCTGCTGGCAGGTATGCGTTCGTGCCCGTGCTGGGTGACGACGCGATCATGCAGTATCACTACAACGCAAACACTGGAACACTCAGTCCGAATGAACCAGTAAAAGTCACTGCAAACAAAGGCGATGGACCACGACATCTCGCATGGCATCCCAATGGCAGTGTGGTTCTTTGTGCGGATGAAGTTTCATGCACACTTACGAGCTATCGCTTCGATTCCTCACGAGGCACTCTGACGAGACTTGATCGTGTGTCCTCTCTTCCGGCTGGTTACTCAGGCAGAAATCTCTCGACAGCCGACGTTCATATCACGAGAGATGGACGATTTGCCTACATCTCCAATCGCGGACACGATTCGCTTGCGGGCTTTGCGATCAACGAAAGTACTGGCCGTCTGCTGCCTATTGGGCATACCGCGACCGAGGCGACTCCGCGTGCCTTTTCGTTTGATGCGACGGGAGAATTTGTCATTTCTGCAGGGCAGTCCTCGGGCAAGCTTGCGGTTTATCGCTTGAACACGAGTGATGGAACTCTCCAGCGGGTGCAAACTGTCGAAGCGGGAAAAGGGCCAGTATGGGTGGAGGCTGTGCCGAGGTTGTCGTGA
- a CDS encoding zinc metalloprotease HtpX: MTKTYNNLKTTMLLAGLFALVLALGSIWGRQGLIIAFIVGGAMNVLAYFFSDKLSLTMMQAQQVDEKSAPDLVEMVRRLSTNAGLPMPRVYICPQDAPNAFATGRNPKNAAVAVTRGALQLLSYDELEGVMAHELAHVKNRDTLISCVAATIAGALTFLSHMAFFMGGRNRDGGGHPIVAILAIIFAPIAAALIQMAISRSREYVADAEGARIAGTPHGLMNALRKLDATARRIPLDGQMPAQNHLFIVQPLSGEGFASLFSTHPPMGKRIEKLAELA, from the coding sequence ATGACCAAGACCTACAACAACCTCAAAACCACGATGTTGCTGGCTGGGCTTTTTGCGCTGGTTCTGGCCCTTGGGTCGATCTGGGGCCGGCAGGGTTTGATTATCGCGTTCATCGTTGGTGGAGCAATGAACGTGCTGGCTTACTTTTTCAGTGACAAGCTCTCACTGACCATGATGCAGGCACAGCAGGTTGATGAGAAATCAGCACCAGATCTGGTTGAGATGGTCCGCCGCCTTTCGACAAATGCCGGCTTACCCATGCCCAGGGTTTATATATGCCCGCAAGACGCGCCCAATGCTTTCGCGACCGGGCGTAATCCGAAGAACGCTGCGGTGGCGGTCACACGCGGTGCGCTGCAACTGCTCAGTTACGATGAGCTCGAAGGGGTGATGGCCCACGAACTGGCGCACGTGAAGAACCGTGACACGCTGATCAGTTGCGTCGCAGCTACGATCGCTGGCGCACTGACCTTCTTGTCTCACATGGCATTTTTCATGGGCGGGCGAAATCGAGACGGAGGCGGACATCCCATAGTCGCCATTCTGGCGATCATCTTTGCTCCAATCGCTGCAGCACTCATTCAGATGGCAATCAGCCGCAGTCGGGAATACGTCGCTGATGCGGAGGGTGCCCGGATCGCAGGGACGCCTCACGGCTTGATGAATGCGCTACGAAAGCTCGATGCGACCGCCAGACGGATCCCGCTTGATGGCCAGATGCCGGCTCAAAATCACCTGTTCATCGTCCAGCCGCTTTCAGGCGAAGGCTTTGCGTCACTGTTTTCGACCCACCCGCCAATGGGCAAGCGCATCGAAAAACTCGCAGAGCTGGCCTGA
- a CDS encoding flagellar biosynthesis anti-sigma factor FlgM: MSDIAPISRTNITGPNPSGRISVPAPSGPTVNRGDDTVELSSASQTAKNLLAKLREGTDLRHDLISRIRREEAAGTYVTDDKIDAAIDNLMDDLD, encoded by the coding sequence ATGAGCGACATTGCACCCATCAGTCGGACCAATATCACCGGGCCGAACCCAAGCGGCCGGATTTCGGTTCCCGCCCCATCCGGGCCCACCGTTAATCGCGGTGATGATACGGTTGAACTCTCCAGTGCGTCACAGACCGCCAAGAACCTCCTGGCCAAACTCCGGGAAGGCACCGATCTGCGCCATGATCTGATCTCGCGTATCCGTCGTGAAGAAGCTGCGGGCACCTATGTGACCGACGATAAGATTGACGCAGCGATTGACAATCTGATGGATGATCTGGATTGA